A section of the Blastocatellia bacterium genome encodes:
- a CDS encoding ATP-dependent Clp protease ATP-binding subunit, translating into MTRAIEESRHRDHNFIASEHILAALIDVERHLFNEVMQSLNIDPQTVIRALNEELSVARQFTGRGMRLSPSGRNVLRLALERARQMGRNEIDASDLFVAVFQDREGIPVEVMRRLGADPDVVLQKIATRVRSREEREERYRRRYELPPYLKHFGVSLNRLAREDRLPPLIGREKELQQVMEILCHRERANSVMLIGDSGVGKTAVVEGLARLIEHQPEKVPPRLRNAHIVALQMSGVVAGTMLRGMFEERLHGIINEVRERENIILFIDEAHTIIGAGAALGVSNDAANIFKGALARGEIRIIGATTATEYKEYIAEDEALARRFRVVRIEEPSLDETRRILMGVKPRLERNYSVTISDEAIETALEMAPRYLRGLHLPDKVIGWLDTAAVKVEIRQPETLIVRPEHVIEVISQDARIPMDMIFRDTTDRFKDMEAALARRVVGQEEAIRAVARRLRLNKGPLKENFYRPDGVLLFLGPTGVGKTELAKAVAEFMFGDENKMIRIDCSEYQDGTIGIEKLIGMPRGIVGSERGGILTEALRDNPFTVLLIDEVEKASLFLTHLFLQAFDEGWITDGRGKKVYLSDAIVIMTSNLGGDRYKKYLHPLGFAPQNKDTLQQIKNEILKAAEEHFSPEFRNRIDEIIVFSPLTREEVRRIAQMYLEKIQNQMARSFKSLTVTEAALDRLVDLGYSLQFGARFLKRTIDEQVKLPITQMWKEGDHFLVDVLGEQITVTCGHQAMV; encoded by the coding sequence ATGACGCGGGCCATTGAAGAGTCCCGCCATCGCGACCACAATTTTATCGCTTCCGAACATATCCTGGCGGCCCTGATTGACGTCGAGCGCCATCTCTTTAACGAGGTTATGCAAAGCCTCAACATTGATCCCCAAACGGTGATCCGGGCGCTCAACGAAGAGCTGTCGGTGGCCCGCCAGTTCACCGGACGGGGCATGAGGCTTTCCCCGTCGGGGCGCAATGTCCTGCGGCTGGCCCTGGAACGCGCCCGGCAAATGGGACGGAATGAGATTGATGCCTCCGACCTGTTTGTCGCCGTCTTTCAGGATCGGGAGGGAATCCCGGTCGAGGTGATGCGCCGGTTGGGGGCCGATCCCGATGTGGTCCTGCAAAAGATCGCTACCCGCGTCCGCTCGCGCGAAGAACGCGAGGAGCGGTACCGCCGCCGCTATGAATTGCCGCCCTACTTGAAGCACTTCGGTGTCAGTCTCAATCGCCTGGCGCGCGAAGACCGTTTGCCCCCGCTCATTGGCCGGGAGAAGGAACTCCAGCAGGTGATGGAGATTCTCTGCCACCGGGAGCGAGCCAATTCGGTGATGCTCATCGGCGATTCCGGCGTCGGCAAGACGGCCGTCGTTGAAGGATTGGCACGCCTCATCGAGCACCAGCCGGAGAAAGTCCCGCCCCGGTTGCGCAATGCCCACATCGTGGCTCTGCAGATGTCCGGCGTGGTGGCCGGAACGATGTTGCGGGGCATGTTCGAAGAGCGGCTTCACGGCATCATTAACGAAGTTCGGGAGCGGGAGAACATCATCCTCTTCATTGATGAAGCCCACACGATCATCGGCGCGGGAGCTGCTCTGGGCGTGTCCAACGATGCAGCCAACATTTTCAAAGGAGCCCTCGCCCGCGGCGAAATTCGGATTATTGGAGCGACCACCGCGACCGAATACAAAGAATACATTGCCGAGGATGAAGCGCTCGCCCGTCGCTTCCGCGTCGTGCGCATCGAGGAGCCCAGCCTCGATGAGACGCGACGAATCTTGATGGGAGTGAAACCCCGCCTGGAACGAAACTACTCGGTGACGATCTCGGACGAAGCCATTGAAACCGCCCTGGAGATGGCTCCTCGCTACCTCCGCGGTCTCCACCTGCCGGATAAAGTCATCGGCTGGCTCGACACAGCCGCCGTGAAAGTGGAGATTCGCCAGCCGGAAACGCTCATCGTGCGCCCGGAGCACGTCATCGAGGTGATCTCTCAGGACGCTCGCATCCCCATGGACATGATCTTCCGCGACACGACCGACCGCTTCAAGGACATGGAAGCGGCCCTGGCTCGTCGCGTCGTGGGACAGGAGGAGGCCATTCGTGCTGTCGCTCGCCGATTGCGCTTGAATAAGGGTCCGCTCAAGGAAAATTTCTATCGTCCCGATGGGGTCCTCCTCTTCCTCGGCCCGACCGGCGTGGGGAAGACCGAGCTGGCCAAAGCAGTCGCTGAATTCATGTTTGGCGACGAAAATAAGATGATCCGCATTGACTGCTCCGAGTACCAGGATGGAACCATTGGCATCGAGAAACTCATCGGTATGCCCCGAGGCATCGTCGGTAGCGAACGCGGCGGTATCCTCACCGAAGCCCTCCGCGACAATCCCTTCACCGTGCTTCTCATTGATGAAGTCGAAAAGGCCTCTCTCTTCCTGACGCATCTCTTTCTCCAGGCCTTTGACGAAGGGTGGATCACCGATGGTCGGGGGAAGAAGGTCTATCTCTCGGATGCCATTGTCATCATGACGTCAAATCTGGGAGGCGACCGCTACAAAAAGTACCTCCATCCGCTCGGATTCGCGCCGCAGAATAAAGACACGCTTCAGCAGATCAAGAACGAGATTCTGAAAGCCGCCGAGGAGCACTTCTCCCCCGAATTCCGCAACCGGATTGATGAGATCATTGTCTTCTCCCCGCTGACCCGCGAGGAGGTGCGCCGGATTGCCCAGATGTATCTGGAAAAGATTCAGAATCAGATGGCGCGGAGCTTCAAGTCGCTGACGGTGACCGAGGCGGCGCTGGACCGGTTAGTTGATCTCGGCTACAGCTTGCAGTTTGGCGCCCGGTTCCTCAAACGAACGATTGATGAGCAGGTGAAACTCCCCATCACCCAGATGTGGAAAGAAGGTGATCATTTCCTCGTGGACGTTCTCGGCGAGCAGATCACCGTTACCTGTGGCCATCAGGCAATGGTTTAA
- a CDS encoding DUF4922 domain-containing protein yields the protein MTFPDVVWNERLLTLTETERLSASGWPALLDVLMAHQQQSWPLLKEGVEGLSRVQVKELALDGIRLVAQHNPRRLTSTTAAVDDRAIRQRQCFLCPEGLPPEEKGLPYGEEFVILCNPFPILSGHLTIVHRDHRPQALAGVFHVLLDLAHDLAPDYFVLYNGAKCGASAPDHLHFQAARRGKLPIEEHLGGPYDTKIAGDRTA from the coding sequence GTGACATTCCCAGACGTTGTGTGGAATGAGCGACTTCTCACTTTAACTGAAACGGAGCGGTTAAGCGCTTCGGGGTGGCCCGCTTTGCTGGACGTCTTGATGGCTCACCAGCAACAATCCTGGCCTCTCCTCAAAGAAGGAGTTGAAGGGCTGTCGCGCGTTCAGGTCAAGGAGCTTGCTCTCGATGGGATTCGCCTCGTCGCCCAGCACAATCCACGCCGTCTCACGAGCACGACTGCTGCCGTTGACGACAGGGCAATAAGGCAGCGCCAGTGTTTTCTCTGCCCCGAGGGGCTGCCACCGGAAGAAAAGGGCCTGCCTTACGGTGAGGAGTTCGTCATCCTCTGCAATCCCTTCCCCATCCTGTCGGGTCATCTGACGATCGTTCACCGAGATCACCGACCCCAGGCTCTGGCTGGAGTTTTTCACGTCCTTCTTGACCTCGCCCATGATCTCGCCCCCGATTACTTTGTGCTCTACAACGGAGCGAAATGCGGGGCGTCGGCCCCCGATCATCTCCATTTCCAGGCCGCGCGTCGGGGGAAATTACCGATTGAGGAGCATCTCGGTGGTCCTTACGATACGAAGATTGCTGGCGACAGGACCGCC
- a CDS encoding cupin domain-containing protein, whose product MPVTHYRWEDIPKEPVNQWLHRRMIWGERLMITQVFLKRGCHVPQHQHVHEQITYILEGALKFFVEGQEIIVRAGEVLHIPSNVPHEAVALEDTLDLDVFSPPREDWLAGTDDYLRTVSQPYEAFPNECEATKET is encoded by the coding sequence ATGCCGGTCACGCATTATCGCTGGGAGGATATTCCGAAGGAGCCGGTCAATCAGTGGCTCCACCGGAGGATGATTTGGGGCGAACGGCTCATGATCACCCAGGTGTTTCTCAAACGTGGGTGTCATGTTCCTCAACATCAACATGTTCACGAGCAGATCACATACATCCTCGAAGGGGCACTGAAATTTTTCGTGGAGGGACAGGAGATTATCGTTCGGGCAGGTGAAGTGCTTCACATTCCATCCAACGTGCCTCACGAAGCGGTGGCGCTCGAAGACACGCTCGATCTCGACGTCTTTTCGCCCCCGCGCGAGGACTGGCTGGCGGGAACCGATGACTACTTGCGCACTGTGAGCCAGCCCTATGAGGCGTTCCCGAATGAATGTGAGGCAACGAAGGAAACATAG
- a CDS encoding LLM class F420-dependent oxidoreductase gives MATRPIRFGVQTWTQRVTWAELKETWKLIDALGYDTAWTWDHFYPISGDVSDPCLEGWITVTALAAETSRVKVGVLVTGNTYRHPAVLAKMATTLDHTSGGRLILGLGAAWYELEHRAYGIPFYTAAERIRRLGEASEIIQRLWTEKRVTFHGQYYELLDAYCEPKPLQTPHPPLLIGGAGEKLTLGVVARHADIWNTFGSPETFRRKIAILAEHCQRVGRNLSDIEICWAGTGLITHSNEEKRTLLESLASLWGSRPEEIEPGTLIGSVDQVVERIGRLIEVGVTHFIVTARSPFNHRFLEVFAQRVIPQFR, from the coding sequence ATGGCCACACGACCCATTCGATTTGGCGTGCAAACGTGGACTCAGAGGGTGACCTGGGCTGAACTGAAAGAGACATGGAAGCTCATTGATGCGCTCGGTTATGACACGGCCTGGACGTGGGATCACTTCTATCCGATCAGTGGAGATGTTTCTGATCCGTGCCTCGAAGGATGGATCACGGTGACGGCATTGGCGGCCGAGACATCGCGGGTGAAGGTCGGGGTGCTCGTCACGGGCAATACCTATCGGCATCCCGCCGTGCTGGCGAAAATGGCGACGACGCTCGATCACACAAGTGGCGGTCGGTTGATTCTCGGGTTGGGGGCGGCCTGGTATGAGCTGGAGCATCGAGCCTACGGGATTCCCTTTTATACAGCGGCGGAGCGAATTCGCCGGCTGGGCGAAGCCTCAGAGATCATCCAGCGCTTGTGGACGGAGAAGCGAGTCACATTTCACGGGCAGTACTATGAGTTGCTCGATGCCTATTGCGAGCCCAAGCCTCTTCAAACGCCGCACCCGCCTTTGCTCATCGGCGGCGCTGGAGAGAAGCTCACGCTTGGTGTTGTCGCCCGTCATGCGGATATCTGGAATACATTTGGTTCGCCGGAAACGTTCCGCCGGAAGATCGCGATTCTCGCCGAGCATTGCCAGCGAGTGGGACGAAACCTGAGCGATATTGAAATTTGCTGGGCTGGAACAGGGTTGATCACTCATTCGAATGAGGAGAAACGCACCCTTCTTGAATCCCTCGCTTCACTCTGGGGTAGCCGACCGGAAGAGATCGAACCCGGCACCTTAATCGGCTCGGTGGACCAGGTCGTCGAACGCATCGGGCGCTTGATCGAGGTGGGAGTGACTCATTTCATCGTGACCGCTCGTTCGCCGTTCAATCACCGATTCCTGGAAGTTTTTGCCCAGAGGGTGATTCCGCAGTTTCGGTAA